From the genome of Neomonachus schauinslandi chromosome 5, ASM220157v2, whole genome shotgun sequence, one region includes:
- the ZNF12 gene encoding zinc finger protein 12, whose amino-acid sequence MSKSVGPVSFRDVAVDFTQEEWQQLEPEQKTTYRDVMLENYSHLVSVGCHIIKPEVIIKLEQGEEPWIVEGAFLPQGYPEEVWKANDLGERVQENEGKYSRQAVSINNKTLIEERGNGLGKTFNVETNPIPSRKMSYKCDSCEKSLKSISEYISSDGSYARMKPDECSACGKPLPHIKLEKTHPGDESYEFNQNGGGYSLNEESIYQNIHILEKPFEYIECQKAFQKDAVFVNHMEEKPYKWNESEIAFLQMSNLSVHQRSHMELKPYECSACGKSFCKKSKFIIHQRTHTGEKPYECNQCGKSFCQKGTLTVHQRTHTGEKPYECNECGKTFYQKLHLIQHQRTHSGEKPYECSYCGKSFCQKTHLTQHQRTHSGERPYVCHDCGKTFSQKSALNDHQKIHTGVKLYKCNECGKCFCRKSTLTTHQRTHTGEKPYECNECGKFFSRLSYLTVHYRTHSGEKPYECNECGKTFYLNSALMRHQRVHTGEKPYECTECGKLFSQLSYLTIHHRTHSGVKPYECNECGKTFYQNSALCRHRRIHKGEKPYECYICGKFFSQMSYLTIHHRIHSGEKPYECNECGKTFCQNSALNRHQRTHTGEKAYECYECGKFFSQMSYLTIHHRIHSGEKPFECNECGKAFSRMSYLTVHYRTHSGEKPYECNECGKKFYHKSAFNSHQRIHRRGNVNVLDVGRLL is encoded by the exons ATGAGTAAATCTGTG GGGCCAGTGTCATTCAGGGACGTGGCCGTGGACTtcacccaggaggagtggcagcaGCTGGAGCCCGAGCAGAAGACCACATACCGggatgtgatgctggagaactacAGCCATCTCGTCTCCGTGG GCTGTCACATTATCAAACCGGAAGTTATCATCAAGTTGGAGCAAGGAGAAGAGCCATGGATAGTAGAAGGAGCATTCCTACCGCAGGGTTACCCAG AAGAAGTCTGGAAAGCCAATGATCTGGGAGAAAGAGTCCAGGAAAATGAAGGCAAATATTCAAGGCAAGCTGTATCCATCAACAACAAAACCCTGATTGAAGAGAGAGGTAATGGTCTTGGTAAGACTTTTAATGTGGAAACGAACCCCATTCCTTCAAGAAAAATGTCCTATAAATGTGACTCATGTGAAAAGAGTTTGAAATCTATTTCAGAATATATTAGTAGTGATGGAAGCTATGCAAGAATGAAGCCCGATGAATGTAGTGCGTGTGGGAAACCACTTCCCCACATTAAACTTGAGAAAACTCATCCAGGAGATGAATCTTATGAATTTAATCAAAATGGGGGAGGTTATAGTCTAAATGAAGAAAGTATTTATCAGAACATTCATATTTTGGAGAAACCCTTTGAATATATTGAATGCCAGAAAGCCTTTCAGAAAGATGCAGTTTTTGTTAATCACATGGAGGAGAAGCCCTATAAGTGGAATGAATCTGAAATAGCCTTTCTGCAAATGTCCAACCTCAGCGTACACCAGAGGTCTCATATGGAATTGAAGCCCTATGAATGCAGTGCATGCGGGAAATCCTTCTGTAAGAAGTCAAAGTTTATCATCCATCAGAGgactcacacaggagagaaaccttatgaatgtaatCAGTGTGGGAAATCCTTCTGCCAGAAGGGGACCCTCACTGTCCATCAGCgcacacacacaggggagaagcCCTACGAATGTAACGAATGTGGAAAAACCTTCTACCAGAAGTTACACCTCATTCAACATCAGAGAACTCACTCaggagagaagccctatgaatgtagCTACTGTGGAAAATCCTTTTGCCAGAAGACACACCTCACACAACACCAGAGAACACATTCAGGAGAGAGACCCTATGTTTGTCATGACTGTGGAAAAACCTTCTCCCAGAAGTCAGCACTTAACGACCATCAGAAAATCCACACGGGCGTGAAACTCTACaagtgtaatgaatgtgggaagtGCTTCTGCCGCAAGTCTACACTCACCACACATCAGAGGACACACACCGGAGAGAAGCCCTACGAATGTAACGAGTGTGGGAAATTCTTCTCACGGCTGTCTTATCTCACTGTACACTACCGGACTCATTCGGGAGAGAAGCCCTACGAATGTAACGAGTGTGGGAAAACCTTCTACCTGAACTCAGCCCTCATGAGACATCAGCGAGTGCACACCGGAGAGAAACCGTACGAATGTACCGAGTGTGGGAAACTCTTTTCTCAGCTGTCGTACCTCACTATACACCACAGAACTCATTCAGGAGTGAAACCGTACGAATGTAATGAGTGTGGGAAGACCTTCTACCAGAACTCAGCCCTCTGCAGACATCGGAGAATACATAAAGGAGAGAAGCCCTACGAATGTTATATATGTGGAAAGTTCTTCTCCCAGATGTCGTACCTCACCATACACCATCGAATTCATTCaggagagaagccctatgaatgtaatgAGTGTGGTAAAACCTTCTGCCAGAATTCAGCCCTTAACAGACATCAGAGgacacacacaggagagaaagCCTATGAGTGTTACGAGTGTGGGAAGTTCTTCTCTCAGATGTCCTATCTCACCATCCACCACCGGATCCATTCGGGAGAGAAGCCCtttgaatgtaatgaatgtggaaaagccttctCTCGGATGTCATACCTCACTGTACACTATAGAACTCATTCCggagagaagccctatgaatgtaaCGAGTGTGGGAAAAAATTCTACCACAAATCAGCCTTCAATAGCCATCAGAGGATTCACAGGAGAGGGAATGTGAATGTACTGGATGTGGGGAGGCTTCTCTGA